Within Aricia agestis chromosome Z, ilAriAges1.1, whole genome shotgun sequence, the genomic segment TACAATATGGGGTGGAGCATCACTATTAAAAATGCTTATGGCATCAATGCAAGACATATTGAGTTTGGGCTGGACTTGGGATTATGTTATCAATTTAAGTGAAAGTGATTTTCCAATAAAGTCATTAGAAGAGCTAGAGAAATTTCTTGGTGCTAACAAAAACCTCAATTTTGTCAAGTCCCATGGACGTGAAGTGCAACGGTTTGTAAAGAAGCAAGGCCTGGATAAAACATTTGTTGAATGTGAGACACACATGTGGAGGATTGGTGAAAGAAAGTTACCTCGAGGTATTGTTATAGATGGAGGCAGTGATTGGATTGCACTCTCACCCAAGtttgttacttatgttttaAGTAAGAAAGATGAGCTTCTGGCGGGACTTGAAGTAATTTTTGAACACACTCTTTTACCAGCTGAGTCTTTTTTTCATACTGTCTTACGAAACTCTATTTTCTGTAATACTTATGTTGATAATAACCTACATGTAACAAATTGGAAAAGGAAGTTAGGATGCAAGTGCCAGTATAAACATGTCGTCGATTGGTGTGGGTGTTCTCCCAATGATTTCAGAACGGAAGACTGGGCTAGAATACAGAATACACAAAATAGACAATTATTTTTTGCAAGAAAGTTTGAGCCAATAATAAATCAAGAAATTATAACCAGAGTTGAGCAGTATATAGGCTTTCATGACCACTACAAAATTAATAACTTGGAATCTTACTGGCAAAATTTATATGATGTGGAAGATCTCACTGCCAGCACTGACGACGTTATTCTTTCGCACGCGAGAAGCATTGTCCGCCACAATGGCAAGATTCTTGCTAGGGAAGGATGTATTGTGCATTTTAAAGATATCTTAGAAATTAACGTTTATAAGTATGCCGATGTCTACAAGGGAAATCTCATTTTGCATAAGGTCATTGATGACAAAGGTTCTGAATTGTTACTAGAAACATGGTACAAACCTAAATCACACttggatttaaattttaacaatcAAAACTCTGGatacatcaaaatatttaaagtgaGTTCGGAGTATGATCAAAAGGAAATAACCTTTAGAAATTTGGGTAACATATTAGGCCCACTGACAGAGccagttttattttatcaattttccATGCAAATGGACAAAAGCATAGAAAACTTGACTGTTATTTGGTTGGACCCAGCCGGTCATGTTGCTGAtgtgaataatatatttaaggatgaaaataatttaacgaATTTCATAAAACCCAACATAAAGCTTCCGTTGTTGCCTGGAGTTTGGAAAGTTGGATTGTTTGACCGGACACATACTGTTGCTTTGACCAAATTTCTTATTACACCATTGGAATTCTTTTCTGGCAAAGAAGTTTCCCACCAAGAAACAAACTTAATTCACAGTGGATCACAAAATTCATATAAAAACATCAACTTTGTCAAACCAGACAACTTTTTACCTAGTCAAGATgaacaaaaaatgttagaacAAATATCTAAGTCTAATATCAAGAGATTGAAGGAGGATTTGATTGAGTGGATTGATAATGTTAGTATAGAATTTTATAGTGTTTTGGGTTCTTGTTTTTCTTACACAAGCGACATGTTTCATGATGAAAAGTTGGTATGCGGTGGTCACAAGTTTCATAACTGCAAATTGATTGATTGGAGTTCACTTTCGCCAGATCCTAAGGGTACTGTAGGCAAATTAGATGTAAACACAGGAAGACTTCAGAGaatatgacaaaaaaaataatattgttctcATTTATAAGTGGTTAATATCAGGTTtactgtttacataatattatttcaactgTGTGATGTAACTTTTTATCTATaagtacacaatattattacccCTCCAACATGTGTAAATATACAGTACTTGTTTATGGAATCTAAAATAGTTTCAGTGCTAACTAAACTAAAAACCCTATGATTTCCTGTAGATTTATGATTAGGGCCCggaaaaatatgtattaaaatttaaaacatccaaaatatgtacatatataacataaaatatggacgaaaaaatcgaaaatatggaaaaaatatgttataatatgaaaaaataaattacggaggacatgggcgtacccaggttctgggccaggggggggagggcaaattacccagattctggtgccagggggggggggggggaaactACCCAGGTTCTTGTgccaagggggggcaaatcacccaggttctgggccaggggggggacaaatcagatttttcataagctaggtgtttataaagaataaaaaattaataatttttagttgtaaaagtattgtattgcaaacaaatggcaaaaattcgttcttaatttttaatttttatagataaaagtactagataatatacttagtaggaacgtcaacatgttCCAGgcgggggcagctgccccccccccccctgccccccctcggtacgcccatgatggAGAATAATTAAACATTgttttaggccggtataaatagtcagtactaactactaactaagtctattaagatgcgacccggtctcaagacgcggttcggctctgtgattggtccaaattttgacagccaaccaatcacagagcctgaaccgtgtcttgagaccgagatacattttgagtactgactatttataccggccctagtGTAGGTAAGAAAagactaagactgggttgcaccagaggcgtgggtaatgttaaagttaaatatggcgtccaagcaccccatattctcatacggcATCTGTCATTTTTTccagttaaggttaaagttaaagttagttggtgcaacccagtcttaggaGTCACTCGTAGTCgtgagtcttcttcttcttttaaaaatggccgcctcggtgagttgccaatgtcagagtggcttaaaggactttgctctatgtagcgaaggtctggtgaagtagtgagtcgtgactcgtgacagTTAATATCTACAGTTCGCCAACTGCCAAGGAGCCtatatttgaacgtgggtgacattgacgggagcgctgatGGTAAGCTATGATAGAGGCGTacagttccttttctcgccacgttcaattAATAAAAGCCGCGTTCGttatagagagtgctcttgtgtaatgtgtactgcgcagggcttcataacgttatcgaatacccgaaaaaatatcgttacgtaccggtattttcataatggtagctAGATagcggtattttttttatcgatatctagtaacataaccaaaaaatatcgttataaaaataccggtaaatataacgatattttctggcatcaggtatgcggtatgcgtcgtgcaccaaatctcagtcgcagcccaacttccgactcctgagcaccagtttttatatccgtgggagatccatgcttcggcacgaatgggccggctcgaccggagaaataccacgttctcacagaaaaccggcgtgaaacagcgtttgcgctgtgtttcgccgactgagtgagtttaccggaggcccaattcccttcccttctcttccctaccctcccctattaccctattccctcttaaaaggccggcaacgtacctgcagctcttctgatgctgcgagtgtccatgggcgacagaagttgctttccatcaggaaacccgttttctcgttcgcccccttattttcattaaaaaaaaactttgacttaacaagtcaagatggtgctgcaatttgtttagacccaatttcaccaacctctgtttgttaaatcctaacaaggcattacataatggaccttggaaaattaaacagcctgttaaaatacttatgtcccacagtaaaaatttaacagcggattagtaaatgcaacgttaagtgaacaacgagtgaataacattcaattcgttcgttcttgttataaggcgacgaaattgcaatgtacaagtttaatacgacatgttggctgcaatgtgtcattttcaccttattcgtttaatacgtcatctggtagataatgcgatcaaattaaaatatcactgatcgcatacatttgttacactacaatagttctttttaatttaccaggttaataattatgatctgtcaaagctgaaaacatgaatcatgatacaaacttttatttacttatttcggcttggtaattttgatacaagtcagtgtatttgcaatgtcaaggaaaatccgagggctgaatttttgacaaaatgaaaataaataattaagcataacatgaaaaataagaaataatatgtaaggatgtggcgaaacatggcggcaacacttaaaagtcaaaacagattattttattgatattggatattgtctttaaaaagttgttgttttgactattataacggcctgttatatatttaacggacctccccagcaggaattaaaatttaacaccgtgttaggcgatttgacacgACATTAGcttatggtggaacgctcgatagctctaacaggccgttaactgatttaacaagccgttatttatttaacattgcttgatgaaactgggtcttaacatgacattagggcatggtggaacgctcgatagctctaacaggccattaactgatttaacaagccattatttatttaacattgcttgatgaaactgggtctagaccttgtctgatttaaaaatcgattgctttagttctttagcagtaaaaagaagaaaaaggagatctgagaaaagaaagaagaaaaaagaagggGCAAGAGAtgcatggagactaaagactgaaaataaatttgctaggaaaaaatatatgaaaaataaaaataggaaagatagttttagccaatgatattctatgttactaacgtaacgttttagcatggaagaagCGTGGATAAtttttcatatgcatgtagttactatgatgaagtaaatgaaatcttttgaaaaaacggcaaataaagacctaataataggaaaaatgttaaatgtaatgtaatgttctatgttaACTATTAGTTCTGGTatctactattagtgatgttcgttttctgtgatgtcatctattagttgttatgactaatTCAAATGTtctatgtttccttaaagcgtctgccattagtgcttttaccttatatACCTACTAGTCACCAGAcacgtctagtttaattttgtgcatactgcatactgaatTGCCTGAATAAATTAAGCATAGActtatgatagtgtttgattattttattttggaaaatatggatatggatcacttggaaaaatttaaaaatttaaatgtttttttcaacttccaatctagttacgttagtaatgtcaagtcgtaaacagttgtcgttgccatggcatgacatgatttggacatgcgcaataactaggttttgctgcgaatgcgctaaaaattacgccgacgaacacggccactGTTAATATATactggccgtgttcgtcggcgtatttttggacaaaccttttattgcgcatgtccaaaagatgtcatggcaacgccataacaagttgctggtcaagtcgtaaacaacgtcttaattgtttatacatcagtgacatcaatgatattctatgttactaattataagtacatgattaaaataataaaagctaaacataaatacataagcctaaattgtctaacagccgcacaaataatttatttaacactatgatagtgtttgattattttattttggaaaatatggatatggatcactttgaaaaatttaaaaatttaattgtttttttttttatgaaataagagggcaaacgagcaaacgggtcacctgatggaaagcaacttccgtcacccatggacactcgtagcatcagaagagatgcaggtgcgttgccggccttttaatagggtaacaggggagggtagggatgggaagggaagggaataggggaaggtagggaagggaatagggtaggggattgggcctccggcaaactcactcacttggtgaaacacagcgcaagcgctgtttcacgccggttttctgtgagagcctggtattactccggtcgagccggcccattcgtgccgaagcatggctctcccactggtttgttcattgcaacgccaccaacaaattgcaattgggttaaatgtcaagtcgtaaacagttgtcgttgccatggcatgacatgatttggacatgcgcaataattaggttttgcagcgaatgcgctaaaaattacgccgacgaacacggccatagtcgtatagaccacctgacaacccgaaaatgcgtgaccattttcgatctgtcaatgtgtgcgtgtgctagtgatgtatattttactatcgatagtatagtattttgctatcgatagtatagtccgttcgagttattttacctcagtttctatatgaaataaataatatgcaactttgacagatttgtatttcaaattaggtatcataaattttggtgacaattgaaaagtagatacacattttcttttggaatgatttttcaatcgtcggataatTATGTTATGActtgaggttcttataggggtaaataatatacacataacacattataaagatacttatttattactcaggtaaaatctgtctggtaaatcagcccttacattgaaagtaaaaaacacacatagtatacctattatactttttattacaattatttttaactgacttccaaacaggaggagtctagacgttcggctgtggatatattttatgtatgttcaacgattactccgccgcttatgaaccgattttcaatttttttctattgttgtacattgtattgttccgagtaggtatcatgttcacaaaagtggtggtctggtgatggaaacaatgagaaatcgaggtgactccttgatattcaaataggaacatatggtcccagaaaacgttcaaaatctttcgattactaaattaaaaaaagtagtcaaagaacgttttgtgccaaagccaaaatgatttcataaacgatggcacatcttgggagtagaatgctgaatgactgcttgcaaggctaggTACTtttacatgacttacaattattatgtatctatctatgtttacattgtataatttttagttacagcattgtaaattttattttaaaagattattttttttctcactttttttggtaaaaagtgggccccgtgcgagtttcttacgccggttcttctcgtcggcttagtacccgaaccggtggtaggcaccatgtattctgaaaatatattttattttagatttgttcagaaataaagcaattttgattttgattttttaaaacaccaactgtaagttggtgttttaaaaaatctctTTTAAAAAATCTCTTAATAGTCTGtgcggcggagtaatcgtttaacatacataaaaaatatatccacaggcgaacgtctagactccttctgtttggaagtcggttcaaaataattgtaaacatattatgatattttataatatgtatttaatttaagaataaaatataatatactatgtaatgtatctaagaataaaatataattacgccgagatgttgcttcactctgcatcctctatcggttgtatcacgtcagtgtgtcaggtggtctatacgacagtatatattaagtctatgaattaaacaatatattggaaataccatagacataatatatacctaaagaccaacaaagagtgcgagagagaagaaaatcctttatggaattataacaagatgaaaagagagaggcagtctaatgaaaattgtaacaacttttatttgacaggtcgtcaaaagtcgtcaatcgtttttatgccctttcggtatttgcaatttattatttaaatcgtatgttattttcaacaaatactattatatataacaataataacttgtgctgtgagtgattgcagtgtaaatcataggaataattctgaaaaatatacatttcacccgtaattaatcttcatgtcctaattgctacgatgtgtttatttttgctatattctgtctttagttctctatttcaaataaaatattgtgaatccttccttttactttcatattttgcgtaactaaaggtactattgttcatatattacacaaattttgaaaaaaatttttcatcaaaatttcttacatatacgctagtgcttgaatcaaatttatcgatatgcttatcgatattttacaataacataaatctaaaataaaaatcatttacctttatatttatcaccttaagcccggccacacattatccgaaatttctgatcagaaaaattcggacgcccggcggaacgcactctgttcatacattttgttgtagacccatcatactaaaagaatttctgacgtgtcaaaatgtatgagcggggcagggcgtccgaattttagtgatcacaaattcggataatgtgcggccggactaaaaggacatattaacttattttaactaatagtatattataatatagctaatataatataactactataatatagagtgactctaaaactagaggaaggtttatatttatatatcactagctgttgcccgcgacttcgtccgcgtggacttcagtttatagcgcgcgatgtcaacaaaattggtgtcaaaagcttttataaaaaaaccctggtaccccttaaatcaatacagctgtgcagtgtgcaaacaataagtacttcatttttgtatgttaaactttatatattatgccaaattttaaagcttatttagccccccaattacacaactttacccataaactatttatcattgataggtttagccccaatttcaccaacgtctgttagtgttaacagcttgttaaaatatcctgtcttctctttcattcatatgaaaaacgaaacagctaacgtgatactaattcgagcattaactttaacagtcgttggtgaaatttggtcttaaggttacgtcactgcctgcacagataaagtactgagttatttaataccgtagaatagatataacaatcgaaaaaaatcgagacttaaatgtaagatgataccacctcttatagaaagacttttgagcaagcgtcagcgcgatgtagaagacgcacggcgccatctattatgaattttttgaacaaatttacgacccttacaacccttttttccagtaaaaaagtagcctatgtcctttctcagactttagactatcagtatacaaaatttcattacaatcggttcggtagttttggcgtttggcgtgaaagcgagactgacagacagacagacagacagagatactttcgcattcataatattagtacagattatgtgcacaatgcacagctgtttttgggtattttgattaattaagggccgcgctacaccggaatggcagcggcgaggcgagcactttcagcgctgccattccggtgtagcgcgctgcgcggccctaagaggggtaccacttaccagggttttaaaaagtttttaaatttgacacaaattttgttgacaccgcgcgctataaactaaagtccacgcggacgaagtcgcgggcaacagctagttatgaataaaaacaataatatataataaagtaggtatgattagttctgttataataatgaagtaaaaaataaagcgccatctgttttcatatattagaattaaaatgtaaaaatattttctggatggaatataggccaacacaacacactcgaactccttagaaatgcagtaggagttctataagataagatagattgattattattatagcaagtgataatattattaaacataatattctaacgtattaaaaactataaacaaaaacataataactaataagtatgattagttctatgttacaacgaagtaaaaaaagcgccatctgttgaatcgtattagaactaaaatgttcattgcatcgcgtcgatatatttctggattttttataatattatacataaaatatatttaagatttttgaaatattattttaatacacatccaagacccaggaacattgaaaactttttgttccgcctgcgggactcgaacccaggacccccgggatgagcgctggccacgcgcaatgcgaagtaattttcatcgatattttcatggaaataagatattttcccacatcaaaatgtagcctatgtcctttctcagactctagaataactgtgtacaaaatttcattgcaatcggttcagtagttttggcgtgaaagcgagacagacagacagacagacagacagacagacagacagagatactttcgcatttataatattagtatagataatcatttgttttacagattccctcaagatcctctaataagaggaaaatggctgaaattaattgggcgtgttggttggaatcccaagaaaaattcaacaatatgtagcaaacatttcattgaaaatttttaaagaaaaattagaataaatactattttggttaaaggagctatcccaactttatttgtgccagtaagtttgacatactgttgcacttgttactgaagcaattattaaaaataagcaattataagcaattaatgctttttagttcatttaagattatacttatatgaactaaaaagtattaaataatccttattctgtactcaatcttcataattttgaagtcggtaccagtcctaagtatttaagttgctgttatacctattctgtcagagaactggcgattaggttagctggtaccgattgcaaaataatgaagattgagaacagaattaatactgagtacagaataagaattatttaatactttttagttcatttaagtataatattactattgtcattgccttggaagccggttttaattttttgtttaaaaataataattttactcattttagctgtccttaacgttttctatacttacagttggtgttttaaaaaatcaaaatcaaaattgctttatttctgaacaaatctgaaataaaatatattttcagaatacatggtgcctaccaccggttcggtaactaagccgacgagaagaaccggcgtaagaaactcgcacgcccactttttaccaaaaaaagtgagaaaaaaaattatcttttaaaacaaaatttacaatgctgttactaaaaattatacaatgtaaacatagatagatctatactaatattataaatgcgaaagtatctctgtctgtctgtctgtctgtttgtctgtctgtctgtctgtctcgctttcacgccaaaactactgaaccgattgcaatgaaattttgtacacagttattctagagtctgagaaaggacataggctacattttgatgtgggaaaatatcttatttccatgaaaatatcgatgaaaattacttcgcattgcgcgtggccagcgctcatcccgggggtcctgggttcgagtcccgcaggcggaacaaaaagttttcaatgttcctggatcttggatgtgtattaaaataatatttcaaaaatcttaaatatattttatgtataatattataaaaaatccagaaatatatcgacgcgatgcaatgaacattttagttctaatacgattcaacagatggcggttttttttacttcgttgtaacatagaactaatcatacttattagttattatgtttttgtttatagtttttaatacgttagaatattatgtttaataatattatcacttgctataataataatcaatctatcttatcttatagaactcctactgcatttctaaggagttcgagtgtgttgtgttggcctatattccatccagaaaatatatcaatgcaatcaacattttaattctaatatatgaaaacagatggcgctttatttttttttcattataacagaactaatcatacctactttattatattatattattgtttttattcataactagctgttgcccgcgacttataaatactgcgaaatatactgcgaaagtatctctgtctgtctgtctgtctgtctgcctgtctgtctcgctttcacgccaaaactactgaatagattgcaatgaaattttgtacacagttattctagagtctgagaaaggacataggctacattttgatgtgggaaaatatcttatttccatgaaaatatcgatgaaaattacttcgcattgcgcgtggccagcgctcatcccgggggtcctgggttcgagtcccgcaggcggaacaaaaagttttcaatgttcctgggtcttggatgtgta encodes:
- the LOC121739252 gene encoding xylosyltransferase oxt yields the protein MFKMAINVRRIFFKYAKCLAISVLTAFFAQLFISISLFPSINDNLLKKIEHPSSVKHGGGESARKLLPSMEDDEDFSSRVHVQNRPVVQLRVEELDFIPPCEIKSREAVSAIHRAKTQNCKQQIVNKTCMIQNGNFYQAKLPNLCKSKDKVYGRNLGCYADEKKLRLLSSFYGNYVNTNTPELCLDICVQGGFPFAGVQYASECFCGENPPPAASKLTDGLCDMKCPGDLTKMCGGYFTMNIFETGLEKFTPQTPASSSEEGGSVRIVFLLTLNGRALRQVHRLINALYRSNHYFYIHVDQRQDYLHRKLALLEEKFANIKLARKRYSTIWGGASLLKMLMASMQDILSLGWTWDYVINLSESDFPIKSLEELEKFLGANKNLNFVKSHGREVQRFVKKQGLDKTFVECETHMWRIGERKLPRGIVIDGGSDWIALSPKFVTYVLSKKDELLAGLEVIFEHTLLPAESFFHTVLRNSIFCNTYVDNNLHVTNWKRKLGCKCQYKHVVDWCGCSPNDFRTEDWARIQNTQNRQLFFARKFEPIINQEIITRVEQYIGFHDHYKINNLESYWQNLYDVEDLTASTDDVILSHARSIVRHNGKILAREGCIVHFKDILEINVYKYADVYKGNLILHKVIDDKGSELLLETWYKPKSHLDLNFNNQNSGYIKIFKVSSEYDQKEITFRNLGNILGPLTEPVLFYQFSMQMDKSIENLTVIWLDPAGHVADVNNIFKDENNLTNFIKPNIKLPLLPGVWKVGLFDRTHTVALTKFLITPLEFFSGKEVSHQETNLIHSGSQNSYKNINFVKPDNFLPSQDEQKMLEQISKSNIKRLKEDLIEWIDNVSIEFYSVLGSCFSYTSDMFHDEKLVCGGHKFHNCKLIDWSSLSPDPKGTVGKLDVNTGRLQRI